A portion of the Aquila chrysaetos chrysaetos chromosome 4, bAquChr1.4, whole genome shotgun sequence genome contains these proteins:
- the HEY1 gene encoding hairy/enhancer-of-split related with YRPW motif protein 1, whose amino-acid sequence MGETGAGRGAGRALGALLPRAARRLPDGRPRPAATAAAAAAAAMKRAHPEYSSSDSEELDEAVEVEKESADENGNLSSAAGSMSPSTTSQILARKRRRGIIEKRRRDRINNSLSELRRLVPSAFEKQGSAKLEKAEILQMTVDHLKMLHTAGGKGYFDAHALAMDYRSLGFRECLAEVARYLSIIEGLDASDPLRVRLVSHLNNYASQREAASSAHTGIGHIPWGSAFGHHPHISHPLLLAQNGHGNTSTTASSTEPHHQTRIAAPHAETSSLRVPPNGSVGPVLPVVTTTTKLSPPLLSSMASLSAFPFSFGSFHLLSPNVLSPSTPTQSATLSKPYRPWGTEIGAF is encoded by the exons ATGGGGGAGACGGGCGCCGGGCGAGGCGCGGGGCGCGCGCTGGGAGCCCTCCTCCcgcgcgccgcccgccgcctccccgacggccgcccgcgccccgccgccaccgccgccgccgccgccgccgccgccatgaaGCGGGCGCACCCCGAGTACAGCTCGTCGGACAGCGAGGAGCTGGACGAGGCCGTCGAGGTGGAGAAGGAGAGCGCGGACGAGAATGG GAACCTGAGCTCGGCCGCGGGCTCTATGTCTCCCTCCACCACCTCGCAGATCCTGGCTCGGAAGAGGCGTCGAGGG ATCATCGAGAAGCGCCGCCGCGATCGCATCAACAACAGCCTGTCCGAGCTGAGGAGGCTGGTGCCCAGCGCCTTCGAGAAGCAG GGATCAGCcaagctggaaaaagcagagattCTGCAGATGACTGTCGATCATCTGAAAATGCTGCATACAGCAGGAGGGAAAG GTTATTTTGATGCTCATGCTTTGGCTATGGACTATCGGAGTCTAGGGTTTCGAGAGTGCCTGGCTGAAGTTGCTCGATACCTTAGTATTATAGAGGGTCTGGACGCCTCCGATCCTCTGCGAGTTCGACTTGTGTCTCATCTCAATAACTACGCCTCTCAACGGGAAGCAGCAAGTAGTGCGCACACTGGCATTGGACACATTCCCTGGGGCAGTGCCTTTGGACATCACCCTCACATATCTCACCCGTTGCTGCTGGCTCAAAATGGGCACGGTAATACCAGTACTACAGCATCTTCCACAGAACCGCATCACCAGACCAGAATTGCCGCCCCACATGCTGAAACTTCCTCACTCAGAGTGCCCCCAAATGGCAGCGTTGGACCAGTGCTCCCCGTGGTCACAACTACTACCAAActgtctcctcctcttctctcctccatGGCATCTCTGTCTGCGTTCCCCTTTTCGTTTGGCTCCTTCCATCTGCTGTCCCCCAACGTGCTGAGCCCGTCTACACCAACGCAGTCAGCAACCCTTAGCAAACCATACAGACCCTGGGGGACTGAGATTGGAGCCTTCTAA